From a single Arachis hypogaea cultivar Tifrunner chromosome 3, arahy.Tifrunner.gnm2.J5K5, whole genome shotgun sequence genomic region:
- the LOC112734148 gene encoding probable methyltransferase PMT5 codes for MRSSWFNKLFIIIGPKPPLSWLVVCLISVLALIALLSSSPSSSSAIDSATRNPASIVYSNYRRIKEQTAADYLELTSVSSAGGAKPRELGICGKERENFVPCHNVSANLLSGFKGGEEFDRHCEASRGLERCLVRPPKDYKIPLQWPIGRDVIWSGNVKLSKDQFLSSGSMTKRLMLLEENQIAFHSEDGLIFDGVKDYSRQLAEMIGLGSDADFLQAGVQTVLDINCGFGSFGAHLLSLKIMAVCIAAYEATGSQVQLALERGIPAMIGNFIARQLPYPSLSYGMVHCAKCGIIWDEKNGMFLIEVDRVLKPGGYFVLTSPTIRPQGSSSREKNRIMLNPMEELTQQLCWTLLAQQDETFIWQKTADVDCYSSRKQRGIQLCKGDDAHLYYHPIVPCISGTSSRRWIAIQNRSIGSELSPAELEIHGVQPEEFYEDMQFWRSAVNNYWSLLTPLIFSDHPKRPGDEDPMPPYNMIRNVMDMNANYGGLNAALLEEKKSVWVMNVVPARATNALPLILDRGFVGVMHDWCEPFPTYPRTYDMLHANGLISHLASESCNMLELFLEMDRILRPEGWIILSDTMWAIELARKLATQLRWEARLIDLQNGSDQRLLVCQKQFVKK; via the exons ATGAGAAGCTCCTGGTTCAATAAATTGTTCATAATTATTGGTCCAAAACCGCCACTGAGCTGGTTAGTCGTGTGTCTGATCAGCGTGCTAGCTCTAATTGCATTGTTAAGTTCTTCTCCGTCTTCTTCCAGTGCCATTGATTCAGCAACTCGTAATCCGGCATCAATCGTCTACTCTAACTACAGAAGGATAAAAGAGCAAACAGCCGCTGATTATTTGGAGCTGACGTCTGTGTCGTCCGCTGGTGGCGCTAAGCCGAGGGAACTGGGAATTTGTGGAAAGGAGAGGGAGAACTTTGTGCCCTGCCACAATGTCTCTGCCAATTTGTTGTCTGGGTTTAAAGGAGGGGAGGAGTTTGATCGGCATTGCGAAGCGTCGAGGGGACTGGAGAGGTGTTTGGTTCGCCCTCCCAAGGATTACAAGATTCCCCTGCAATGGCCGATTGGCCGGGATGTTATCTGGAGTGGGAATGTGAAGTTAAGCAAAGATCAGTTTCTTTCCTCTGGAAGTATGACCAAAAG GTTGATGCTACTAGAAGAGAACCAAATTGCTTTTCACTCAGAGGATGGCTTGATCTTCGATGGTGTGAAAGATTACTCTCGCCAGCTTGCAGAGATGATAGGTTTAGGAAGTGATGCTGATTTTCTCCAAGCTGGT GTTCAAACTGTACTAGATATTAATTGTGGATTTGGTAGTTTTGGAGCTCATTTGTTGTCACTGAAAATAATGGCAGTCTGTATTGCGGCATATGAGGCAACTGGAAGCCAAGTCCAATTGGCACTTGAGAGAGGCATCCCTGCTATGATTGGCAACTTTATTGCAAGACAGCTTCCATATCCGTCATTATCATATGGCATGGTTCACTGTGCTAAATGTGGCATCATTTGGGATGAAAAAA ATGGAATGTTCCTTATAGAGGTTGACCGTGTTCTTAAACCTGGAGGATATTTTGTTCTAACATCGCCCACAATCAGGCCACAGGGCAGTTCATCACGGGAGAAAAATAGAATCATGTTGAACCCAATGGAAGAGCTGACCCAGCAACTCTGTTGGACTCTTCTAGCTCAGCAAGATGAGACTTTTATCTGGCAAAAGACTGCTGATGTTGATTGTTATTCATCTCG GAAGCAGCGTGGTATACAGCTATGCAAAGGAGATGATGCCCATTTATATTATCATCCTATTGTACCATGTATCAGTGGGACCTCTAGCAGGCGCTGGATTGCAATACAGAACAGATCCATTGGATCTGAGCTGAGCCCAGCTGAACTTGAAATTCAT GGAGTTCAGCCTGAAGAATTTTATGAAGACATGCAATTCTGGAGATCAGCAGTCAATAATTATTGGTCATTGCTTACACCACTAATTTTCTCTGACCATCCAAAGAGACCTGGAGATGAAGACCCAATGCCTCCATATAACATGATACGAAATGTTATGGATATGAACGCTAATTATGGAGGTTTAAATGCTGCTCTTCTAGAGGAGAAAAAATCGGTGTGGGTTATGAATGTTGTTCCCGCCAGGGCTACTAATGCACTTCCTCTTATACTAGATAGAGGTTTTGTTGGTGTTATGCATGACTG GTGTGAACCTTTCCCCACCTACCCGCGGACATATGATATGCTTCATGCGAATGGTCTCATCTCACATCTCGCATCAGAGAGTTGCAACATGCTAGAATTATTCTTGGAGATGGATAGAATATTACGTCCAGAG GGATGGATAATTCTTTCTGATACTATGTGGGCTATAGAGTTGGCTCGGAAGCTTGCAACACAGCTACGTTGGGAGGCCAGGTTAATTGATCTTCAGAATGGCAGTGACCAACGGCTTCTTGTATGCCAGAaacaatttgtgaaaaaataa